One stretch of Actinacidiphila sp. DG2A-62 DNA includes these proteins:
- a CDS encoding MFS transporter, with amino-acid sequence MTTWQPARLAPVGGPRALLRWLDPRHPIFLATAAAAVLHLLWALFLAKDSGDMAAQYAWTDFIRAHPSASYNLSWYGGMHPASYSILSPYIMAVLGVRTTAVIAGTLSATVATAMLLRARVQRPLLPVLWTVFALWCDVVSGRVTFALGMLFALGATVLLFPAERAARGRSSRLAAVAVLTAFATMCSPVAGLFLLVVAASLFLTGRRNEAYVLAVMPPLVVGATSLLFPFYGVQPFAWYFAIIPFATAVVTAFVVPKSWRSLHLGTWVYALGVGLTYIIPSPIGSNVERLALLFGGTVLLIIAMASKWGTRRSVILWLAFAGVAAWQIAKPIVDQVNTSAVASTIKYAAPLISELRQVKADRGRVEVVPLRTHWEASGLSPYVNLARGWNRQADVERNPLFYDGTLTADTYRDWLRNWSVNYVVLPSDRPDGAAVAEAKIVAAGNNDWLRPVWQDAHWKLYEVTGALPLADPPAVVNEAGPAELSVTMPRPGSVLLRIPWSPVLGIEGADDNKHGCLTSDGDWTRLYAPAAGTYRIGGSYSQIRGTQCPKDEKPDEGAGAPPGGLAKVSAGGG; translated from the coding sequence CAAGGACTCCGGCGACATGGCCGCGCAGTACGCCTGGACGGACTTCATACGGGCGCACCCGTCGGCCTCGTACAACCTGTCCTGGTACGGCGGCATGCACCCGGCGTCGTACAGCATCCTGTCGCCGTACATCATGGCCGTGCTGGGGGTGCGGACGACCGCGGTGATCGCCGGGACGCTGTCGGCGACGGTGGCGACCGCGATGCTGCTGCGGGCCCGGGTGCAGCGCCCGCTGCTGCCGGTGCTGTGGACGGTGTTCGCTCTTTGGTGTGACGTCGTCTCCGGCCGGGTGACGTTCGCCCTGGGCATGCTCTTCGCGCTGGGCGCCACGGTGCTGCTGTTCCCCGCCGAGCGGGCCGCGCGCGGCCGGTCGTCCCGGCTGGCCGCGGTCGCGGTGCTGACCGCCTTCGCCACCATGTGCAGCCCGGTCGCCGGCCTGTTCCTGCTGGTGGTGGCCGCCTCGCTGTTCCTGACCGGCCGGCGCAACGAGGCGTACGTGCTGGCCGTGATGCCGCCGCTGGTGGTCGGCGCGACCTCGCTGCTCTTCCCCTTCTACGGGGTGCAGCCGTTCGCCTGGTACTTCGCCATCATCCCCTTCGCCACCGCCGTGGTGACCGCCTTCGTGGTGCCGAAATCCTGGCGCTCGCTGCACCTGGGCACCTGGGTGTACGCCCTGGGCGTGGGGCTCACCTACATCATCCCGTCACCCATCGGGAGCAACGTCGAGCGGCTGGCGCTGCTCTTCGGCGGCACGGTGCTGCTGATCATCGCGATGGCCAGCAAGTGGGGCACCCGCCGGTCGGTGATCCTGTGGCTGGCCTTCGCCGGCGTCGCCGCCTGGCAGATCGCCAAGCCGATCGTGGACCAGGTGAACACCTCGGCGGTCGCCTCCACCATCAAGTACGCGGCCCCGCTGATCAGCGAGCTGCGGCAGGTCAAGGCCGACCGCGGCCGCGTCGAGGTGGTGCCGCTGCGCACCCACTGGGAGGCGTCGGGCCTGTCGCCCTACGTCAACCTGGCCCGCGGCTGGAACCGTCAGGCCGACGTGGAGCGCAACCCGCTGTTCTACGACGGCACCCTGACCGCCGACACCTACCGCGACTGGCTGCGCAACTGGAGCGTCAACTACGTGGTGCTGCCCTCGGACCGGCCGGACGGCGCTGCGGTGGCCGAGGCGAAGATCGTCGCCGCCGGCAACAACGACTGGCTGCGCCCGGTGTGGCAGGACGCGCACTGGAAGCTGTACGAGGTGACCGGGGCCCTGCCGCTGGCCGATCCCCCCGCGGTGGTCAACGAGGCGGGGCCGGCGGAGCTGTCGGTGACGATGCCGCGGCCCGGCTCGGTGCTACTGCGCATCCCGTGGTCGCCGGTGCTGGGCATCGAGGGCGCCGACGACAACAAGCACGGCTGCCTGACCTCGGACGGCGACTGGACACGGCTGTACGCGCCGGCCGCCGGGACGTACCGGATCGGCGGGAGCTACTCGCAGATCCGCGGGACGCAGTGCCCGAAGGACGAGAAGCCGGACGAGGGCGCGGGCGCGCCGCCCGGGGGCCTGGCCAAGGTCTCCGCGGGCGGCGGCTGA